The following proteins are co-located in the Maridesulfovibrio sp. genome:
- a CDS encoding HlyD family type I secretion periplasmic adaptor subunit → MNSMSPEYSGEVKAASHFFLFLCIAMCLAFLAWACYFQLDIVSQAEGEVIPSSRVKPVQHLEGGIIMKINVREGERVAKGQELIVLEATASDSTVDELEVRVTSLRVNIARLSAEDKGLDAPDYPKDIYEKFPALIERSLKLFQTRKARVESDLLSEHEKIKQREQDINQISSRQRNSLNSLKLLREQIKISAGLLEDGLTSRYKHLGFLKEESNLKSSIEEDSAKLAKARSALAQAKADIGEIRNSYLASVREELQEARREFDELSQRLRKFEDNLNRTIIRSPVDGVVKTLYVVSVGEVVRSGMTIMDIVPAGDKLVIEARLPISDIGYVKDGQKAVVKLASSDASRFGNIDGKVVNISPDADSTDRGLTFYRVRIETDKDFFEHDGNYYKLFPGIRVIAGIHIGTRSVMEYILEPFMGSMSYAMRER, encoded by the coding sequence ATGAACAGCATGAGCCCTGAATATTCAGGTGAAGTAAAGGCTGCCAGTCATTTCTTTCTTTTCCTGTGCATAGCCATGTGCCTCGCTTTTCTGGCGTGGGCCTGTTATTTCCAGCTGGATATAGTCAGTCAGGCTGAAGGCGAGGTTATTCCCAGCTCAAGGGTCAAGCCCGTTCAGCACCTTGAAGGCGGCATTATCATGAAGATCAATGTTCGCGAAGGTGAGAGGGTGGCCAAGGGGCAGGAGCTTATAGTTCTTGAAGCAACCGCCAGCGATTCCACTGTTGATGAACTTGAGGTTCGAGTCACTTCCCTGAGGGTGAATATAGCCCGTCTGTCTGCTGAGGATAAAGGGCTTGATGCTCCTGATTATCCTAAAGATATTTATGAAAAATTTCCGGCTTTGATTGAGCGGTCCCTGAAACTGTTTCAGACCAGGAAGGCCCGGGTTGAAAGTGACCTGCTTTCCGAGCATGAAAAGATCAAACAGCGCGAGCAGGATATTAATCAGATCAGTTCACGGCAGCGTAACTCCTTGAACAGTCTTAAGCTTTTGCGTGAACAGATTAAAATAAGTGCCGGATTGCTGGAAGACGGGTTGACCTCACGGTACAAGCATCTCGGTTTTCTTAAGGAAGAGTCAAATCTTAAAAGCTCGATTGAAGAGGATTCAGCCAAACTTGCCAAGGCCCGTTCCGCTTTGGCGCAGGCCAAGGCCGACATCGGCGAGATCAGGAACTCCTATCTGGCTTCGGTGCGTGAAGAACTTCAGGAAGCACGAAGGGAATTTGATGAGCTTTCCCAGCGGCTCAGGAAATTTGAGGATAACCTGAACCGGACTATCATCCGCTCCCCTGTGGATGGGGTGGTGAAGACTCTGTACGTGGTCAGCGTGGGCGAAGTTGTGCGCTCCGGGATGACCATCATGGATATTGTTCCGGCCGGGGATAAGCTGGTCATTGAAGCGCGTTTGCCCATCAGTGATATCGGTTACGTTAAGGACGGGCAGAAGGCGGTGGTCAAACTGGCTTCCAGCGATGCTTCCCGATTCGGCAATATTGACGGCAAGGTTGTTAACATCAGCCCGGATGCAGATTCAACTGACCGTGGATTGACCTTTTACAGGGTGCGTATTGAGACTGATAAGGATTTCTTCGAGCACGATGGAAATTACTATAAGCTTTTTCCCGGTATACGGGTAATTGCCGGAATTCATATAGGAACACGTTCGGTGATGGAATATATTCTTGAGCCGTTCATGGGCTCCATGAGCTATGCTATGAGGGAACGATGA
- a CDS encoding tetratricopeptide repeat-containing glycosyltransferase family protein, with amino-acid sequence MSTKSPVSPKKESKQPEWIDTVPPRVKEIFINAVRAHSAGNYDEAVSLYSMALSLLPDDPVLLGNLGVALRAQDKFKAAEACYRRAIAVKPDSPGAWSNLGNVLRRLGQLKESVACHRRAIELDRKFIDAYYNLGLVLQDLGKLDESIRLFNHCLNFKPDDHRINWDKSLALLSKGDFINGFELYEYRWKRKELLPRHFRQPLWDGSPLNGKRIFIYHEQGFGDTLNFCRYLPLVAEAGGKVVFECQPELVSLLEGIDGIEKIVSGGDKLPEFDVQTPLISLPRILKHDLKSIPRECPYLAAPAQAGFPVHVPEGTKFKIGIVWAGKPTHKNDHNRSVSIENFMLFAGIPGVSIYSLQKGPETKQREEFGCGVLVRDLGNGCEDFADTAKVMGQLDLIITVDTSVAHLAGALNIPVWVAIPYNPDWRWMRKRKDSPWYPSMTLFRQKSPGDWSIVFNNMLAALKEKLKS; translated from the coding sequence ATGAGCACAAAAAGCCCCGTCTCCCCGAAAAAGGAAAGTAAGCAGCCTGAATGGATCGATACTGTTCCGCCCAGGGTTAAAGAAATTTTTATTAATGCTGTGAGGGCGCATTCCGCTGGCAATTATGATGAAGCTGTCTCTTTGTATTCCATGGCACTGAGCCTGTTGCCGGACGATCCTGTCCTTTTGGGTAATCTTGGGGTGGCCTTGCGAGCGCAGGATAAATTTAAGGCTGCAGAAGCATGTTACCGCAGGGCAATTGCCGTTAAACCGGACAGTCCCGGTGCATGGAGCAATCTGGGCAACGTGCTGCGCAGGTTGGGGCAGCTTAAGGAATCAGTAGCCTGCCATCGCAGGGCAATTGAACTGGACCGTAAATTTATAGATGCCTATTACAACCTCGGATTAGTTTTGCAGGACCTTGGAAAACTTGACGAATCGATTCGCCTTTTCAATCATTGCCTGAATTTTAAGCCTGACGATCATAGGATTAACTGGGATAAGTCCCTGGCTTTATTGTCCAAGGGAGATTTCATAAACGGTTTTGAGCTTTATGAGTACCGCTGGAAGCGCAAGGAACTGCTTCCCCGACATTTCCGCCAGCCGCTTTGGGACGGCTCCCCTTTAAACGGGAAAAGAATTTTCATCTATCATGAGCAGGGCTTCGGGGATACCTTGAATTTCTGCCGTTACCTTCCGCTTGTTGCTGAAGCAGGGGGGAAGGTTGTTTTCGAGTGTCAGCCGGAACTGGTTTCATTGCTTGAAGGGATAGATGGTATTGAAAAAATTGTCAGCGGCGGTGATAAATTACCTGAATTTGATGTCCAGACCCCGTTGATAAGCCTGCCTAGAATTTTAAAGCATGACCTGAAGTCCATTCCCCGGGAGTGCCCTTACCTCGCCGCTCCGGCACAAGCTGGATTTCCGGTTCATGTCCCTGAAGGAACTAAATTCAAGATTGGAATTGTCTGGGCCGGTAAGCCTACCCATAAAAATGACCACAACCGTTCGGTTAGTATTGAAAATTTCATGCTTTTTGCCGGAATTCCCGGTGTGAGCATTTATTCCCTGCAAAAAGGACCGGAAACAAAGCAGCGTGAAGAATTCGGTTGCGGAGTGCTGGTGCGTGATCTCGGTAACGGCTGTGAAGATTTTGCGGATACGGCCAAGGTTATGGGGCAGCTGGATCTTATTATTACTGTGGATACTTCGGTCGCTCATCTGGCCGGTGCTTTGAATATACCAGTCTGGGTTGCTATTCCTTATAATCCTGATTGGCGCTGGATGCGAAAGCGCAAGGATTCTCCCTGGTATCCCAGTATGACGCTTTTTCGCCAGAAAAGTCCGGGAGACTGGAGTATTGTTTTCAATAACATGCTTGCAGCCCTGAAAGAGAAACTGAAAAGTTAA
- a CDS encoding chemotaxis protein — translation MTGSRILLESGTNEVELLEVYLDEGSGDNYKRWSFGLNVAKVKKIVREADLKNFSGRKQNGNIPKGPSEIDPKSPLVLGMFEFMGSVIPLIDLSGWLRMEPVSKDRRMVLVTEFNEIVSAFLVSGVNRIHRVSWSELESLQGNMAKYAEGTIIGTVKLTDPDRILQILDLEQAMEDLNPARDKASLEEVEESVECVYQAICADDSRSMRNLVKNSLHRGGFEVEAYSNGLEIWQALQEISAKVAKTGLHVSEFVQLVVSDIEMPGMDGHALTKRIKEDINLRDLTVYLFSSLITDELLHKGEAVGANRQYSKPQIATLVKQARMDLDELYKCKG, via the coding sequence ATGACGGGGAGTAGAATTCTGCTTGAATCCGGAACCAACGAAGTTGAGCTTCTGGAAGTTTATCTTGATGAGGGTAGTGGAGATAATTACAAACGCTGGTCGTTCGGCCTGAACGTGGCCAAAGTAAAGAAAATTGTCCGCGAAGCGGATCTGAAAAATTTTTCAGGACGCAAGCAGAATGGAAATATACCGAAAGGACCGTCTGAAATTGATCCCAAGAGCCCGTTGGTTTTGGGAATGTTTGAATTTATGGGGTCGGTCATCCCTCTTATTGATCTTAGCGGCTGGTTGCGTATGGAGCCTGTATCCAAAGATCGGCGCATGGTTTTGGTTACTGAATTTAATGAAATAGTCAGCGCTTTTCTTGTTTCCGGGGTTAACCGTATCCACCGTGTAAGCTGGAGCGAGCTTGAATCCCTGCAAGGAAACATGGCTAAGTATGCTGAAGGAACTATTATCGGGACCGTAAAGCTTACCGATCCTGATCGTATTCTGCAGATTCTTGATCTTGAGCAGGCCATGGAAGACCTTAATCCGGCGCGTGACAAGGCCTCCCTTGAAGAAGTGGAAGAGTCTGTGGAATGTGTTTATCAGGCAATATGCGCTGATGATTCCCGCTCCATGCGAAATCTGGTCAAAAATTCGCTGCATCGAGGCGGCTTTGAGGTTGAAGCTTATTCCAATGGGCTTGAAATATGGCAGGCTCTTCAAGAGATATCTGCAAAAGTAGCCAAAACCGGACTGCATGTTTCCGAATTCGTACAACTGGTTGTCTCGGATATTGAAATGCCGGGAATGGACGGGCATGCCCTGACCAAGAGGATCAAGGAAGATATAAACTTGCGTGACCTGACCGTATATCTCTTTTCGTCCCTGATTACTGATGAATTACTTCATAAAGGTGAAGCTGTTGGCGCCAATCGCCAGTATTCCAAGCCCCAGATTGCCACGCTGGTCAAGCAGGCCCGTATGGATTTGGATGAGCTTTATAAATGTAAAGGCTAA
- a CDS encoding Crp/Fnr family transcriptional regulator, which translates to MKKIHELNKISLFAGLNAEQLAKLEQIIVPRELKKGEQIFSAGSDATGFYSIKSGKVKIYRESLSGKEQIIHIFGSGEIFGEVPVFQGACYPASAVTLAKSKLLYFPRDRFEKVIREDPDLAMSMLALLSGRLRQLVNQVAALSLSEVPARLASYLLLLKSTQNSSKLELDLPKGLIASYLGTIQETLSRVFKKMSEQGLLRVEGKEIEIIDEASLELIASGEEQL; encoded by the coding sequence ATGAAAAAGATACACGAGCTTAACAAAATATCCCTTTTCGCAGGCCTCAATGCCGAACAGCTGGCAAAACTTGAACAGATCATCGTTCCTCGTGAATTAAAGAAAGGTGAACAGATTTTTAGCGCAGGAAGTGATGCGACAGGTTTTTATTCCATAAAATCTGGAAAAGTTAAAATCTACCGGGAATCCTTGTCCGGGAAGGAACAGATTATCCATATTTTCGGATCTGGAGAAATTTTCGGAGAAGTGCCGGTTTTTCAAGGAGCATGTTACCCCGCAAGTGCGGTGACACTTGCCAAATCAAAACTGCTTTACTTTCCTCGCGACCGTTTTGAAAAAGTAATCCGTGAAGACCCGGACCTTGCCATGTCCATGCTGGCTCTGCTTTCCGGCAGACTGCGTCAGCTGGTCAATCAAGTGGCTGCACTCAGCCTCAGCGAAGTCCCTGCAAGACTGGCCAGCTACCTGCTCCTGCTCAAATCCACTCAGAATTCCAGCAAGCTGGAGCTGGACCTGCCCAAAGGCCTGATCGCTTCCTATCTGGGAACCATTCAGGAAACCCTGTCCCGCGTATTCAAAAAAATGAGCGAGCAGGGACTTCTCAGAGTTGAAGGAAAAGAAATTGAAATTATTGATGAAGCCTCGCTGGAGTTGATCGCCAGCGGCGAAGAGCAGCTTTAG
- a CDS encoding 4Fe-4S dicluster domain-containing protein → MDKVSVINVCRGTSGGCRFALHVDEDFAERIETVIEESDWPEFLQQKFGEKINRHKLVSVSAAACPNGCSRPHIADIGLIRACVPVIDHEGCIGCEECIRNCPDEAMAMIDGKVVITREKCLVCGYCTNVCPTEVISCSRSGWRFLVGGRLGRHPRLGMELPGVYSGDEVLDLIARCMKLWMDNYVDGKRFGWIMDRVGHDKILL, encoded by the coding sequence ATGGATAAAGTATCTGTAATCAATGTCTGCCGGGGAACTTCCGGGGGATGCCGTTTTGCCCTGCATGTGGATGAGGATTTTGCCGAGCGCATTGAAACAGTGATTGAGGAAAGTGACTGGCCTGAATTCCTGCAGCAAAAGTTCGGTGAAAAGATCAACAGGCATAAGTTGGTCAGTGTCAGCGCTGCAGCTTGTCCCAATGGTTGTTCCCGTCCGCATATTGCCGATATCGGTTTGATCAGGGCTTGCGTCCCGGTCATTGATCATGAAGGTTGTATCGGTTGTGAAGAGTGCATACGCAACTGTCCTGACGAGGCCATGGCAATGATTGACGGTAAGGTAGTCATAACCCGTGAGAAATGCCTTGTCTGCGGATATTGCACCAATGTCTGTCCCACGGAAGTGATATCCTGTTCCCGCAGCGGCTGGCGTTTTCTTGTCGGCGGAAGGCTGGGACGGCATCCTCGGCTTGGTATGGAACTTCCCGGAGTATACTCAGGTGATGAAGTCTTAGACTTGATCGCCAGATGCATGAAGCTCTGGATGGATAATTATGTAGACGGTAAACGGTTCGGCTGGATCATGGATCGGGTCGGTCACGATAAAATATTGCTGTAA
- a CDS encoding 4Fe-4S binding protein, whose protein sequence is MAGLFIISLSYLLLAAHALRGGDGGLAVFMIGTAGIAFSRERWAGNVAGVMLGCGSLIWLAKGAGLINLRIGVGGDWGRLAVIMGALFATTIFSAAYCFSPAGRERFSRSKDQGWFRAAIFLMTALLLEITRNKVAFPILLTDRFFPGWGRAEIFFLACYASWLGGKMFSPEGAKAMRPRIWALFSLVFFGQLALGLAGIEQFLMTGKLHLPVPALIAAGPVYRGSGFFMPILFTVSVLLVGPAWCSHLCYIGAWDDQCSRVGDLKPSRKFNSRLIWLRLVLLVLVVGAAWGMRTAGVSVAIAVWSAALFGLAGIAVMFWVSRRMGMMVHCTAFCPMGIVSNLLGRISPWRMKISDDCCKCMKCSKACRYNALKPVDIEAGRPGISCTLCGDCLSSCSSSSLGYRLPVVTPKTARMVFLVIVITLHALFLGVARI, encoded by the coding sequence ATGGCAGGACTTTTCATAATATCACTTTCATATCTGCTTTTGGCCGCTCATGCCCTGCGTGGTGGAGATGGCGGACTGGCTGTATTTATGATCGGAACTGCCGGAATTGCTTTCAGCCGGGAACGCTGGGCCGGGAATGTCGCAGGTGTTATGCTCGGCTGCGGATCGCTGATCTGGCTGGCTAAAGGGGCCGGTTTGATCAATCTGCGTATCGGCGTTGGCGGGGATTGGGGGCGGCTGGCTGTTATTATGGGCGCGTTGTTCGCTACGACTATTTTCTCTGCCGCCTATTGCTTTTCTCCTGCCGGGCGCGAGCGTTTCAGCCGGAGCAAGGATCAGGGTTGGTTCAGAGCGGCAATCTTCTTAATGACAGCGCTGTTGCTGGAAATTACCCGCAACAAGGTAGCTTTCCCTATTCTTCTTACCGACCGCTTTTTTCCCGGTTGGGGCAGGGCGGAGATATTTTTCTTAGCCTGCTATGCTTCATGGCTCGGTGGAAAAATGTTCAGCCCTGAAGGGGCTAAAGCCATGCGTCCACGTATTTGGGCTTTGTTTTCGCTGGTATTTTTCGGACAACTGGCTCTTGGTCTTGCAGGAATTGAGCAGTTCCTGATGACCGGAAAGCTTCATTTACCTGTTCCTGCTCTAATTGCCGCAGGGCCGGTATATCGCGGTTCCGGTTTTTTCATGCCCATCCTGTTTACCGTATCGGTGCTGCTGGTCGGTCCAGCATGGTGCAGTCATCTTTGTTACATCGGTGCATGGGATGATCAGTGCAGCCGTGTTGGTGATCTTAAGCCTTCCCGTAAATTCAATTCCCGGCTGATCTGGCTGCGTCTGGTTCTGCTGGTGTTGGTGGTTGGTGCAGCGTGGGGGATGCGTACGGCTGGAGTTTCAGTTGCGATAGCGGTCTGGAGTGCAGCTCTGTTCGGTTTAGCAGGAATAGCGGTCATGTTTTGGGTTTCCCGCCGGATGGGCATGATGGTTCATTGCACGGCCTTTTGTCCCATGGGAATTGTTTCCAATCTGCTGGGTCGTATTTCTCCGTGGCGGATGAAAATTTCAGATGATTGCTGCAAATGTATGAAGTGCAGCAAGGCTTGCCGCTATAACGCTCTCAAGCCTGTAGATATCGAGGCCGGACGTCCCGGTATTTCCTGCACCCTCTGCGGGGATTGTCTTTCAAGTTGTTCCAGTTCCAGTCTAGGGTATCGGTTGCCGGTAGTTACCCCCAAAACAGCCCG